The DNA region GCCCCGGCGATGCTGTGGCGGCTCACGCCGGGCATGGTGGCGATCGGGGTCTCCCCTTCCTGCTCGTGCACGAAGATGGGGTGGATGAACTGTTCGGGGTGGAGCCGGACCTCGCGGGTCAGGGCGCGCAGGGCGGGCGTGCGGCGCAGGCGACGGGGGCGGTCTTGCATGGGGAGTACGCTAGCCCATCTGCGGCCGGGGATGGTCCCGGCGGGCACGAATGCGGCACGCCCCCAGGTCAGGAGCGCGCCGGGGAGCCGGAGGGGCTTCAGTCTTCGCCGAGCTGTTTGCGGGCGGTGAAGCGCACGCGGCCCAGGTTGCTGACCTCGTCGAACGCCACGAGCAGCACCTGATCGCCGTGCGGGAGCAGCAGCATGGGCCCGCTTTCGAGGTCGAGGAGCAGTTCGTTCCAGCGTTCGCCGCCCACGGCGGTTTTCAGGCTGCCGATCACGGCCCGCGCGGCAGACACCAGGCCCTGCACGTCCGGGTCGCTGAGAACGCCGTTGCCGCTGCTGGTCAGCACCTCGCCGCTGGCGCTGACCAGGGCGACGTGGTGCACGCCGCGCACGGCCAGGAGGGGCGCGATCACGCGTCGTTCCTGGGCAGGTCGCGCAGGTCGAGGGCGATGCGCGCCAGGGCCTGCTGGGTGGCGCGGGTGTCGCTGCCGCGCAGCATGGCGGCGCCGAGCAGGAACTGCCCGCTGGTCACGGCGACGACCTCCACACGTTCGCTGGTGAAAGCGATGCGGGTGACCTCGCCGGCGCCGAGGCGGCGGCCGGTGCGGTCCAGGGTGGTGCGCAGGCTGGCGAGTTCGGCGGCGAGCACGTCGCCCCCCTCACCGTGGCTGTCGAGGGCGAGGCCGTCGGGGCCGACGAGGGCGGCGGCGATGACGCCGGGCAAGGAGCGCAGGGCGTCGATTCTCACAGGAACGCCTCCAGTTTGCGGGCGGCGGCGCGGCCGTACAGCCTGGCCTGCCCGAGGTTGCTGCGGGCGTCCAGGGCGATCAGGATGAAGAAGTTGGGGTTGATGGGCTGCAGGTACACGCTGAGGCGTTCGCCGCGCAGGTACAGTTCACGCGTGTCGCCGCCGGTGAGGGTGTGGGTGTAGGCGTGCTGGGCGGCGCGCAGGAGCCCGGCGTGCTCGGCGACGAGGAGGTTGAGGTCCTCGCCGGTCTGGGTGTGGCCTTCGACAAGCAGGCCGTCGACGCCGCCGATGGCGGTGGCCCAGGCGCCGTCGACGTCCGCGAGGAGTTGGGTCAGGTGTTCCAGCATCAGGTCTGATGATACGGCGCGCCGGGGGCCTTGGGGGGGCGGATGCACCCGTCGGGTGTGGCGGCCGGGGGCCGGGGGCCGTGTGCGGGCAGGCAAATGGCGTGCTGGGGCGGGATTTGAGGTATACTGTACGGGTTGAGCAGAGCGTACCCATTACGCTAGGAACATAATTTGTGATAGGCTGAAGGCCACCCTGGCACCCCTGCCAGACGCCCGCGAAAACCTCTCACAGACTGGAGCCATATGACCGGAATCCATCCCGTTGACATCACCAGCGAAGTCAAGACCAACTTCATCAATTACGCCATGAACGTGATCGTGGACCGGGCCCTGCCCGACGTCCGCGACGGCCTGAAACCCGTGCAGCGCCGCATCATGTACGCCATGCAGCTCGAAGGGCTGTACAGCAACCAGAAACACGCCAAGTCGGCTTCCGTCGTCGGCGAGGTCATGAAGAAGTACCACCCGCACGGCGACAGCAGCATCTACGACGCCATGGTCCGGCTCGGGCAGTGGTGGAACATGCGCTACCCGATGGTGCATCCCCAGGGGAACTTCGGCAGCATCGACGGCGACCCGCCCGCCGCCATGCGCTACACCGAAGCGCGCATGACCAAGGTCGCCGAGGAAGTCCTCGCCGACCTGGAAAAAGAAACGGTGGACCTCAAGCCCAACTACGACGAGACCACCGTGGAACCCAGCGTGCTGCCCTCGGCCGTGCCGAACCTGCTGATCAACGGCGCCTCGGGCATCGCAGTGGGCATGGCGACCAACATCCCGCCCCACAACCTCACGGAGATCTGCAACGGCCTGCTGGCCGTGATCGACAAGCCCGACATCACGCTGGACGAGATGCTCGTGCACGTGCAGGGCCCGGACTTCCCCACCGGGGGCCGCATCAGCAAGGCCGGCATCCGCGAGGCGTACGCGACCGGGCACGGCGGCCTGAAGGTGCGCGGCAAGGCCCGCATCGAGGAGAAGAACGGCCGCAACCAGATCATCATCAGCGAGATCCCGTATCAGGTGAACAAGACCAACCTGATCCAGACCATCAGCGCGATGTACAAGGCCGGGAAGATCCCCGACATCAGCGCCCTGCGTGACGAGTCCGACCGCAAGGACCCGGTACGCATCGTGGTGGAACTCAAGCGCGGCGCGATTCCCACCCTGGTCCTGAACCAGCTGTACAAGTACACCCAGCTGCAGGGCACCTTCACGATCATCAACCTCAGCATCGTGAACGGCGAGCCGCGCGTGCTGCCCCTGATCGACACCATGCGCTACTTCCTGGATCACCGCCAGGACGTGGTGACCCGCCGCACCCGCTACGACCTGCGCAAGGCCGAGGAACGCGCCCACGTCCTGGAAGGTCTGCTCAAGGCGCTGGACTACATCGACGAGGTCATCGCCCTGATCCGCGCCAGCAACACCGGCGCCGAGGCCCGCGACGGCCTGATGGCCCGCTTCGGGCTGTCGGAGATTCAGGCGCAGGCGATCCTGGACATGCGCCTGCAGCGCCTGGTGGGCCTGGAACGCGACCGCCTGCAGAGCGAGTACGACGAGCTGCAGAAGCAGATCAGCTTCCTGCGCAGCATCCTCGGGGACGAGAACCTGCTGTGGAAGGAGATCAAGAAGGAAATCCGCCACATCCGCGACCAGTACGGCGACGAGCGCCGCAGCCAGATCAGCGTGCTGGAAGAGGACATCGGCAAGGAAGACCTGATCGCCGTGGAGGACATGGTGATCACCATGACCAAGGCCGGGTACCTCAAGCGCACCAACCTGGACGCCTACCGCGCGCAGTCGCGCGGCGGCCGGGGCGCGTCGGGCGGGAAACTGCGCGAGGAGGACATCAACACCCGCGTGTTCGTCGGATCCACGCACGACTACCTGCTGTTCTTCACGGACGGCGGCCGGGTCTTTCACGAGAAGATCTACGACCTGCCGGAAGCGGGCCGGGACGCCAAGGGCACGCACATCCGCAACCTGCTGCCCAGCCTGCGTGAGCAGGAGAACATTGCCAGCGTGCTGAGCGTGAAGGGCTTCGAGGAGGAGGGCTGCTTCATCTTCGCCACGAAGAACGGCGTGGTGAAAAAGACCCTGATCACCGAGTACGGCAACATCACGTCCGCCGGCCTGATCGCCATCAACCTGCAGGACGGCGACGAGCTGATCGGCGTCGGGATCGTGCAGGACGGGGACCACGTGGTCCTGGCGACCCGCAACGGCAAGGCCATGCGCTTCGAGTCGCAGGAGGTCCGCGCGACCGGCCGCGCCACGCAGGGCGTGATCGGCATCCGCCTGCGCGAGAACGAGGGGGACGAGGTCGTGAGCATGGCGCTGGTGCCCGGCAGCGACGCGGACAGTGAGCTGCTGGCCGTGAGCGAGTGCGGGCTGGGCAAGCGCACGCCCGTGAGCGACTACCCCGCCAAGGGCCGCGGCGGCATGGGCGTGATCACGCTGGACGTGACCGAGAAGACCGGGAAGCTGGTGACGCTGGCCCGCGTGGCCGGAAATGAGGAGCTGATGGTCCTGACCGAGAAGGGCACTGTGATCCGCACCCGCGTGGAGGAGGTCCGTGTGACGGGCCGCAACGCGCAGGGCGTGAAGGTGATCAACATTGCCGACCGTGACAGCGTGATCGACGCCTTCCCGATCCGCCGTGAGGACGAACTCTGAGCGTGACCGAACAGTAAGATCGCTGACAGTTCGGACGTGAAAGAACGGTGGCGCCTCTCTCCGGGGAGGCGCCTTCGCCTATCGTTTGAGGTTGAACGATCAGGGACCGGTAATGAGGCAGCAGTGAGGTGCATGGAGGCCCGAAAGGATGAGATTTCAGCGTCCCCAAGGCCATTTCCACGCCGGATTGCCCAGGCCGCCCTTTGTGATCTAAACGGTTATTAAAGAAACAAAACTGTTTACAAAAAACGCCATCTCCGTTACACTGTGATTCAAGTCAGGAACTCCCTGACCCCCTCTTCACCAGCACCCGCCCCTCCATTCCAAACGCCAGGAGGCGACCCAAATGACCCAGCCCATCACCGCTCCGGCCCGCACCTACGTGGACACCGTGACCTACCGCCCCGGCGCCGTCATCCTCTACCCCGGCAAGAGCGACATGCTCTACCGCGTGAACACCGGCCTGATCCGCGTTCACACCATGGACGACGACGGCAACGGCCTCACCCTGCGCTACGTCAAACCCGGCGAGTACTTCGGGGAAGAAGCCCTGGCCGGCGTGAACCGCGCCTACTTCGCCGAGGCCGTCACCGACAGCGCCGTGGACGTCATCAACCCCGCCCTGATGACCAGCGAGGACAACCTCGTCGTCACCACGCACCTCGTGCGCACCCTTGAGCGCGCCTACGAGAGCATCTACCGCCTGGTCGGCAAGCGCCTGCGCGCCCGCATCGCCGCCGAACTGCTGGAACTCAAGGACACCGCCCTGGCCACCCAGCTCGACAGCGGCGAGACCATGATCTACGCCACCCACGACGAACTGGCCGCCGCGGTCGGCAGCGTCCGCGAGACCGTCACCAAGGTCGTCGGGGAACTGAGCCGCGAAGGCGTGATCAGCGCCGGCTACGGCAAGATCACCCTGAAGAACGAACGCGCCCTGACCGACATCGCCGCCGCGTAACCCAAGCCGCGCCGCACTGCCCGCCCCCACCCGGGGCGGGTTTTTTTGACCCCGTCCCCGTCCAGTCCACATGTCCGCCGCGCGCCGGCACTCGGTAGACTGCAGGGATGACGAGCCCCACCTCCACCGACAGCAGCACCGAACCGCGGCCCCTGCGGGTCGCCGTGATCGGCAGCGGCCCCAGCGGCATCTACGCCGCCGAAGCCATCCTCAAAGGCGACCTGCCCGCCGAGATCGACGTGTTCGACCGCCTGCCCACGCCCTACGGGCTGGTGCGCTACGGCGTGGCGCCCGACCACCTCACCATCAAGAGCGTCACCAAGGGCTTCGAAAAGACCTTCCAGGACCCCCGGGTGCGCTTCCTGGGCAACGTGGAATTCGGCACGGACCTCACCCACGCCGACGTGAAGGCCCACTACGACGCCGTGGTGTACACCGTCGGCGCCAGCAGCGACCGCCGGCTGGGCATTCCCGGCGAGGACCTGCGCGGCAGCATGAGCGCCACCGAGTTCGTCGCCTGGTACAACGGCCACCCGGACGCCGCCGCCCGTGAGATGGTCCTGACCGCCCAGGGCGTCGCCGTGGTCGGGGTGGGGAACGTGGCCCTGGACGTCGCCCGGATCCTGGTCAAGACGCCGGAGGAACTGCACGGGTCCGACATCGCCGCGCACGCCCTGAGCGCCCTGGAACACAGCCCCGTGAAGGACGTGTGGATCCTGGGCCGCCGCGGCCCCGCGCAGGCGGCCTTCACCACCAAGGAACTGCGCGAGTTCGGTGAACTGGACGCCAGCGAACCGGTCGTGAACTCCGCCGAGATCGCCCTGACCGAGGCCGAGGAAGCCGCCATCACCGACAACGTGAAGAAGAAGAACGTGGAGGTCCTGCGCGATTTCGCCGCCCGCGAGCCGGAGGGCAAGGACCGGCGCGTGCACCTGCGCTTCCTGGTCTCCCCCGTGGAGATCCTGGACGACGGGCAGGGCAACGTGGCCGGCGTGCGCGTGGAACGCAACCGCCTGGACGACCGGGGCAACGCGGTCGGCACCGGCGAGTACGAGACGCTGCCGGTGCAGATGGTGCTGCGCAGCGTCGGGTACCGCGGCGTGGCCCTGCCGGACGTGCCCTTCGACGAGAAGCGCGGCGTGATCGCGAACACTGACGGCCGCGTGGACGGCCGGCCCGGCGAGTACACCGCCGGCTGGATCAAGCGCGGCCCCAGCGGCGTGGTTGGCACGAACCGCAAGTGCGCGGCCGACACCGTGGCCCTGCTGCTCCAGGACGCCCGGGACGGCAGGCTGCCGACCGCGCCGCACGGAACCCGCGCGGAAGTGGACGCCCTGCTCCGCGCCCGGGGTGTGGACGTGTACACCTTCGCCGACTGGCAGGCCATGGACGCCCACGAGGTGAGCACCGGGCAGGCACAGGGCCGCCCCCGAGCGAAGGTCGTGCACCGCGAGGAGATGCTGACCCACCGCGCGAAGTAAGGACAGGAAGGAGGCCCCGGCAGTGCACTGCCGGGGCCTCCTCTATTGCATGGCGGAACTCAGGCGCGGCCGCGCGCCTCCACCACCCCGGCCAGCACCCGGGCGATCTCGTGGATCTCGGCCTCGTCCTGGCCCTCCACCATCACGCGGATCAGGTTCTCGGTGCCGCTGGGGCGCAGGTTCACGCGGCCCCGCCCGGACAGTTCCAGCTCGGCGTTCGCCACGGCCTCCTGCACCTGCGGGTCGGCGGCGATGGCCTTCTTGTCGTTCACGCGGACGTTCACGAGCGTCTGCGGGTACATGGCCAGGTCGTCGTGCAGCTCGTCCAGGGTGGTGCTCAGCTTCTTCATGCTGGCCAGGGTGAGGAGTGCGGTCAGCACGCCGTCCCCGGTGGGCGACACGTCCAGGAACAGCACGTGCCCGCTCTGCTCGCCGCCCAGCGCCAGGCCCTGCTCGTGCAGGCGCTCGTGCACGTAGCGGTCCCCGACCTGGGTGCGTTCCAGCGGGATGCCGGCCTCGCCAAGTTTGGCTTCCAGGGCCATGTTGGTCATGATCGTGGCGACCACGCGCGTCTCGCCGCGGGCGCGGGCGTTGAGCAGCAGCATGTGGTCCCCGTGCACCACGTTCCCGCGGGAGTCCACGAACAGGGCGCGGTCGGCGTCCCCGTCGAAGGCCACGCCCAGGTCGTACTCGCCCTCGCGGACGATCAGGCGCAGGTGGTCCATGTGCGTGCTGCCGCACCCGCGGTTGATGTTCCGGCCGTCCGGGGTGGTGTACACCGCGAAGACGTCCGCGCCCGCCGCCTGGAACACCTTCGGGGCGATGCGGTACGCGGCCCCGTTGGCGCAGTCCAGCGCGATCTTCAGACCCGTCAGGTCCGGCGCGTGCGCCTTGAGGAAGTTCAGGTACACCCGCTCGGCTTCCTGGTAGTTCGTGACGTTGCCCATGTCGGTGCCCGTGACCGGGGGGAGGTTCGGCACGTCATCGATGGCGGCCTCGATCTGCAACTCGGTGGTGTCGCTGAGTTTCTGGCCGTCGGCGCCGAAGAACTTGATGCCGTTGTCCTCGTACGGGTTGTGCGAGGCGCTGATCACCACGCCGGCATCGGCCTTCAGCTGCCGGGTCAGGTAACTCACGCCCGGGGTGGGCAGCACGCCCAGGTGGATGACGTTCACGCCGCGGCTGGTGAGGCCGGCGGCCAGGGCCGCTTCGAGCATGTCGCCGCTCTGGCGGGTGTCCTTGCCGATCACGACGCTGGCGCGGGGGTTGGCGCGTTTGAGGACCTCGCCGGCTGCCGCCCCGAGGTGCATCACCCAGGCGGCCGTGAGGGGAAACTGGCCGGCCACCGAACGGACGCCGTCGGTGCCGAAGTACTTGCGTTCACTCATGATGGCCGCATCATACGCTGCGGCCTCAGGTGAGTACATGACGGTTCGCCCGCCCCCGGTCGGGTGGGAACGGCCCGGCCCCGGGTCGCGTACCCTGGGGCATGAGTGGATTTTCCGGTGGCGGGTTCTCCTTCAGTCGCAGCGGCCGTGGGCACGGCGGGTTCATGGGGCACAGCCGCAGCAGCGGCCGGGGCTTCGGGCTGGGCGGCCTGATGGGCCACAGCCACAGCAGCGGGCACCGCGGCCATTACGCCAGGCGCGGGCATTACCGGCAGGTGCGGCGCCGCAGCGGGTGCCTGGGTGCGGTGGTGGTCGCCGCGGGCCTGGCGGGCGGCAGCGTGGTCGGCCTGGTGAGCCTGTTCGCCTGAACCGGGCCCGGGTGCTGGCCGCCGATCTGCGCGCCGCCGCGCAGGGGCGCGGCCCGGCCGTGTCCTCCCGCGCGTGGCCGCGGGAGCTGCGCGCCGCGTTTCCCGGCCGGCAGCGGCGGCTGGAAGCCTGGGTGGGTGAGGGCGCCGCCTTCGCCCGGTACGGCGGCCCGCAGGGGCCGCTGTTCCTGAAGTACCTGCCGGCCGGCTGGGCGGACGCCCGCGCGTACCGGCGGCTGGCGCGGGAGGTCGCGTTCCTGCGGGACCTGGCGCCGCACATGCCGGTGCCGCACGCTCCGCTGCTGCACGCCGGCCTGGACGCCTCGCGGGTCAAGGCGCACCTGCTCACCCGCGACCTGACCGACTGCACGAGCGGGTGGGGTGCCTTCACCACCGACGAGCAGCGCGAGCGGGCGCTGCACGACCTGCTGCGTCTTGCCGCGCGGTTCCACGCCTTCTGGCACGGCCAGGGGCGGCGGCGGCTGACCCCCGAGTGGACCTGGGACCCGGCAGTGATGGTGCAGCAGGCCGAGGCACTGACTGCAAGGCGGCCGCAGCACGCCCCCCACCGGGACGCCGTGGCGGATGCCGCCCGGCAGCTCCCGGACCTGCTGGCCCGCGCGCACCGGCCCACGGTGGTGCACGGGGACCTGCATTCCGGGCAGGTGCTGTGGGGCGCGGACGGGCAGGGCATCCTGATCGATTACGGGCAGACGCACGCGTCCATTCCCGGCGAGGACCTCGCGCACGTGCTCGCCGTGCGGCTGGCCGCGCCGGACCGCGCCCGGCTTCAGGCTGAACTGCTGGAGAGTTACCGGGACGCGCTCGGGCAGGCCGGGCTGGTCCTGAGTGCCGCCGAGGTGCAGGCGCAGTACCGGGCGGGCGTGGCGATCAACCTGCTTTCCACGGCGCGGCAGGCGGCCCGCACGCCCGGCAGCGGCGTGCAGGAGGCGCTGGACTCCGTGGCGACCGCCTGGGCCGAGGAAAACTGAGCCCTCAGGCCTCCAGCCCAAGGAAAGCGCGGTAACGGTCCAGTTCAGCGTTCATGGCGCGGTCCAGCGCCGCAGTGCGCCGCACCCCTGGGAGGAAGCCCAGGTCGGCCTTCAGCTCGCCGTCCTGCACGCTGAGGTTCGCCCAGCCGACCGCCCGCTCCGCCTGAAAGACCGGCAGCGCGTAATAGCCCAGGGTGCGCTTTGCGGGCGGGGTGTACGCCTCGAACCGGTACGTCCAGCCGTGCAGGTGCGTAAAGCGGCGGCGGTCCCACACCAGCGGATCGAAAGGCCCCACGATCCGCACACCGCGCGGTATGGGCGCCTCCAGGGCCCAGCCGGCGGGCCACACGTACCGCACGCCGTCCACCCGGGCGCTGCCCAGTTCCTCATTCAGCGCCTGCC from Deinococcus ficus includes:
- a CDS encoding helix-turn-helix domain-containing protein, which translates into the protein MTQPITAPARTYVDTVTYRPGAVILYPGKSDMLYRVNTGLIRVHTMDDDGNGLTLRYVKPGEYFGEEALAGVNRAYFAEAVTDSAVDVINPALMTSEDNLVVTTHLVRTLERAYESIYRLVGKRLRARIAAELLELKDTALATQLDSGETMIYATHDELAAAVGSVRETVTKVVGELSREGVISAGYGKITLKNERALTDIAAA
- a CDS encoding FAD-dependent oxidoreductase, with amino-acid sequence MTSPTSTDSSTEPRPLRVAVIGSGPSGIYAAEAILKGDLPAEIDVFDRLPTPYGLVRYGVAPDHLTIKSVTKGFEKTFQDPRVRFLGNVEFGTDLTHADVKAHYDAVVYTVGASSDRRLGIPGEDLRGSMSATEFVAWYNGHPDAAAREMVLTAQGVAVVGVGNVALDVARILVKTPEELHGSDIAAHALSALEHSPVKDVWILGRRGPAQAAFTTKELREFGELDASEPVVNSAEIALTEAEEAAITDNVKKKNVEVLRDFAAREPEGKDRRVHLRFLVSPVEILDDGQGNVAGVRVERNRLDDRGNAVGTGEYETLPVQMVLRSVGYRGVALPDVPFDEKRGVIANTDGRVDGRPGEYTAGWIKRGPSGVVGTNRKCAADTVALLLQDARDGRLPTAPHGTRAEVDALLRARGVDVYTFADWQAMDAHEVSTGQAQGRPRAKVVHREEMLTHRAK
- the gyrA gene encoding DNA gyrase subunit A; its protein translation is MTGIHPVDITSEVKTNFINYAMNVIVDRALPDVRDGLKPVQRRIMYAMQLEGLYSNQKHAKSASVVGEVMKKYHPHGDSSIYDAMVRLGQWWNMRYPMVHPQGNFGSIDGDPPAAMRYTEARMTKVAEEVLADLEKETVDLKPNYDETTVEPSVLPSAVPNLLINGASGIAVGMATNIPPHNLTEICNGLLAVIDKPDITLDEMLVHVQGPDFPTGGRISKAGIREAYATGHGGLKVRGKARIEEKNGRNQIIISEIPYQVNKTNLIQTISAMYKAGKIPDISALRDESDRKDPVRIVVELKRGAIPTLVLNQLYKYTQLQGTFTIINLSIVNGEPRVLPLIDTMRYFLDHRQDVVTRRTRYDLRKAEERAHVLEGLLKALDYIDEVIALIRASNTGAEARDGLMARFGLSEIQAQAILDMRLQRLVGLERDRLQSEYDELQKQISFLRSILGDENLLWKEIKKEIRHIRDQYGDERRSQISVLEEDIGKEDLIAVEDMVITMTKAGYLKRTNLDAYRAQSRGGRGASGGKLREEDINTRVFVGSTHDYLLFFTDGGRVFHEKIYDLPEAGRDAKGTHIRNLLPSLREQENIASVLSVKGFEEEGCFIFATKNGVVKKTLITEYGNITSAGLIAINLQDGDELIGVGIVQDGDHVVLATRNGKAMRFESQEVRATGRATQGVIGIRLRENEGDEVVSMALVPGSDADSELLAVSECGLGKRTPVSDYPAKGRGGMGVITLDVTEKTGKLVTLARVAGNEELMVLTEKGTVIRTRVEEVRVTGRNAQGVKVINIADRDSVIDAFPIRREDEL
- the glmM gene encoding phosphoglucosamine mutase, whose amino-acid sequence is MSERKYFGTDGVRSVAGQFPLTAAWVMHLGAAAGEVLKRANPRASVVIGKDTRQSGDMLEAALAAGLTSRGVNVIHLGVLPTPGVSYLTRQLKADAGVVISASHNPYEDNGIKFFGADGQKLSDTTELQIEAAIDDVPNLPPVTGTDMGNVTNYQEAERVYLNFLKAHAPDLTGLKIALDCANGAAYRIAPKVFQAAGADVFAVYTTPDGRNINRGCGSTHMDHLRLIVREGEYDLGVAFDGDADRALFVDSRGNVVHGDHMLLLNARARGETRVVATIMTNMALEAKLGEAGIPLERTQVGDRYVHERLHEQGLALGGEQSGHVLFLDVSPTGDGVLTALLTLASMKKLSTTLDELHDDLAMYPQTLVNVRVNDKKAIAADPQVQEAVANAELELSGRGRVNLRPSGTENLIRVMVEGQDEAEIHEIARVLAGVVEARGRA
- a CDS encoding roadblock/LC7 domain-containing protein, which gives rise to MRIDALRSLPGVIAAALVGPDGLALDSHGEGGDVLAAELASLRTTLDRTGRRLGAGEVTRIAFTSERVEVVAVTSGQFLLGAAMLRGSDTRATQQALARIALDLRDLPRNDA
- a CDS encoding roadblock/LC7 domain-containing protein, which encodes MIAPLLAVRGVHHVALVSASGEVLTSSGNGVLSDPDVQGLVSAARAVIGSLKTAVGGERWNELLLDLESGPMLLLPHGDQVLLVAFDEVSNLGRVRFTARKQLGED
- a CDS encoding phosphotransferase family protein, with translation MLAADLRAAAQGRGPAVSSRAWPRELRAAFPGRQRRLEAWVGEGAAFARYGGPQGPLFLKYLPAGWADARAYRRLAREVAFLRDLAPHMPVPHAPLLHAGLDASRVKAHLLTRDLTDCTSGWGAFTTDEQRERALHDLLRLAARFHAFWHGQGRRRLTPEWTWDPAVMVQQAEALTARRPQHAPHRDAVADAARQLPDLLARAHRPTVVHGDLHSGQVLWGADGQGILIDYGQTHASIPGEDLAHVLAVRLAAPDRARLQAELLESYRDALGQAGLVLSAAEVQAQYRAGVAINLLSTARQAARTPGSGVQEALDSVATAWAEEN
- a CDS encoding roadblock/LC7 domain-containing protein, which produces MLEHLTQLLADVDGAWATAIGGVDGLLVEGHTQTGEDLNLLVAEHAGLLRAAQHAYTHTLTGGDTRELYLRGERLSVYLQPINPNFFILIALDARSNLGQARLYGRAAARKLEAFL